AGTCCCTCAGTTCAAATAGGTATATTGACATCATAATCGCAGTTGCTATAATCTGAGCCAGGCGATGCACTAGCTATGTTATACTATGATTTTGTAAGGCGAGTCCATTTGGAAACTAACCACATGTGTTCTTCCCCAGACACCTGTTCGTTGAAGTCGGGCTGTCAACAAAAATCACTTCTCACTTCGGCCGCCCATTGCAAACATACATTGAGAGGATTGTAAAGGGTAAGCTATtttatatataaggccaatttcatgtaataaaccttccatatagttaacaataattattattcctcaagcccaaatgggctctgagtcaatggCCCATGGGGCCAaaggccaaatgggctattgactcagaggccatgagggcgagacgaataattgttttagtaaaatccaaccagttggtaaaaaaatatcgagacttaACATCTTTCTCAAGTGAAAGCTAGTTTTTGCCgctaaaacattacaaatatggcgggcgcttttcgctactagtgggctataacatatagcctagaagtagctcaaccaatcagaacacagcattgatgatagaccactagttggattttactaaaattctatattctttatatttcaccgtgtgaaatGTAAAGAAtacagaattctatttggaaggtttattacgtgaaattggccttatatatacaacaaacaaattacaccatagaaagtgctttgtacggattttattcactcgctgcaaaactttagaaactcacttgttcgctacgctcactcgttcgtttctaaagttttgcgactcgcAAATAAAATCCTGTACGgtgcactttctatgaagtaatctatttgtATTTATCTACTCCAATCAGCAACTTTAAAAATGAAGAATGGAAAGGGAGCAAAGTAGCGTATGAACAGGCCATGGTGACTTAGCATTGCAATGGTAGACAACTTGATAAAAAGCAGCCAGATGTTTATGAAGTTGGTCGGTTCCTGGTTCCCCAAGTCCTGACCCAGCCTCTTTAAGCAAAGGGAATGAGATAGTAGGGGAAGTTCACGTAGTTAGCACTGAAAGGAACACTACAGGGTAATATTATGTACTCACCATTCTTGTTAAAGTCAACTTTCGTCGATGCATTAGCAAATGGTTGAACTCTGAAATCCGTGAATGTTGCATTCACTTCAAACTGTGTCTCATTATTACTGAAAGCAAAAGCTACCGCATCATTACAAAGATAGTTGCCACCCACTTGCCCATGTGGACGTGACTCTTGGCTTCCTTTGTAGATGCTTTCCACTTCTCCCTTCACTTGggtaaaaacaaatcatttatttaaTACTGTAATATAGTTTATCATCATATTATTTCAGGCATTGGTGCACTCTGGTGTTATTTCATCATCTTTTCatgttgaatgaaaaatcaCATGTCAAGGCCCAAGTACCAGCAGGAAATATATGATATGCAAAATATGCATTCAAACCATCCAGCTCACAAAGATTTCTTCAAGCTCAATGCTCAGGGCATCCAACCAGTAACCACCAGGTTGTAGGTTCAAAAAATGCATTCCTTCAATTGTTGCCTATCAACTGTCATTACATCATTTTCAGCAGCTGCCTTCAACATTGTTCCATCATTTCTCTCATataatttaacattttcagCACAGGTGCATTCAACATTGTTTCATCATTTCTCTCGTataatttaacattttcagTACAGGTGCACTCAACATTGTTCCATCATTTCTGTAGTataatttaacattttcagCAAAGGTGCATTCAACATTGTTCCATCATTTCTCTCGTATAATTTAACATCAAAGCATTGAGGCCCCAATCTACTGGATGAAACTGAAAACACCTCACCTAAGATGGAGCATGTACTGCAACATTGTACTCAactaaaatgcattttaaatgTGGCAATTGGAATTTGTTAAGATTAAAATCAAAGCAGAGATTACTGCTTGTCCCTTGGATTGCTTTAGACCCCGCACTTGGCAAGATTTTTCCATAGCTGCTTCATGTTTGCTTGCTGGCCTATGGTACAGTCATATTGCTTTCGAAATCAATATTGCTCTGCCCTCCCTCACCACCCTATTGTGGTAAGTATTGGGTTGGTAAGTAATCCCCTCTTTGTTTCAGTGTGACGGTACTTTTAGGGTTGGCCATTCACAGGGTTGCCATGAATACCTCTTTCCCGCTCACAATTATTTCCCATCTTCCACTTCactttaacccttttcctcccatgagtgccaaatggcacttacagattttactctatGTAACACCAggcgattttactcgtcaatggggaaccccttaggggtgaaagggttaatgtaCCAGCTCCAGACTCATCTATTGTTAATGACTTTTTAGCAtttaaggttactgtagaccttcaaaggccaaattttatgattttttttctttgctcataaTATAGCTAAAACATCGATTTAAAGTTTGGTGAAAAAAGtaagttaaaatcatttaatgatCGCAAGATATCAgggaaaaactattttggaGAAGAGTTAATAAACAACTAACTCATCTAGCGCCTGCGGATTTATGCGGGAAATTTTATGTGGGacttaaattacaaacatttgcatattttgtttacaatgcaaCTTTCGCTATTTCACGTTGTATGGGTCGTTTTctcctttctgtttttctagACGCTTTTCCCTTTGATTTAAAGTTACCCATTACTAGTATATCGCCGCAATTTGACGGTGTTCGATTGCGACTAGAAAACTTCCCGCGAATTCAATGGGCTATTTTTGTTGCGAGCCGTTCCTGGGGTTCGAACcttgtgtttcattggtcgGCGGCATGACCCAGTTGACAGCCGCTTTGATGAAgtgagaaaagcttttaaaactttagGAGTCTAAATCTCGGGATTTATTTTTGCGTGGATTTCCCTTCTTCAAGCGAATTAATAGGGTATATAGATTTGACGGATTCTtatgaaatttggccaaaatgttCCTTGGTTATCAATGCCCAAAGGTATGTGAGGCTTTTTTGAtattccaaatattttcccttttatGTGCTCTCAATTTACGAAGATCCACAAATATTCAATTTgccaacttcaaaatagattttctcGGTAACCAATCggaatatcgaaaaagcctGACACACTTCCGTAGTCTATCACCCACTGATTGATATTGTGCACTTTGTTTGGTTGTTCGTGCGAGCAGGAAGGCAGGTAATTCAGTTTAGCAAATAGTGtcaattttgcatttgaagGCTTGCACGCGCTTACTATTAaatcaaatccaaaaaaaattaattcttctGATTCTAAATTTTACTAGCTTTACGATGATATATAGTTTTCTATGGTTATAACATAAGAGACGCGCATGCGAATGATTCTTCGGAAGACACCCctgaaggtctacagtaaccttaagTAATAACATTCGTTGCCTCTACACACAAAAAACCAACCCACCTGTTGCATTTGCAAATTCAGGAATCTTGTCCACAGAAACACTGAAGGTGAATAAAGAAAGTGACCAACCATTTCTTGAAGTGTTCATAAATTTCAAGGCGAGGCTGTAAAGAGACTCATTCTTGGGCCATGAAATGACAAGAGTACTTTCACTTTTGGATCCACAATTTCCTGATATTGTAACATTACTGTGTCTGGCAAGATTCTGATTCCAAGTCTAAAAATtgcagacagaaaaaaaagaagtcttCCCTGAAAAGGTATAAGGATTCCATGATTGCACAAATACCCTTGGCTACTACTGAAGTACTGCAGGGGGAGTgggggggggtgggtgggATTGGGGGCTGGTAGGGCTGTAGCCCTACCACTTTTTTGatttggctaattttttttagaataccAGAATAAACATGATAGCATGCAAGTGCACGATAAATGGTGAAACAGTGACCCCTAATGCTTCTCTATCTTGGCCAGAATTTTTAGTCCCACCAATTTAAAATTGTCTCTGCAGTGCCTGTTACTAACTTTCATTGTGCTGCAAGCACCATAAAAAAACTGTTGTTacaaaaaaagttacaaatgTAAAAAACTTAAGGCTTCAAAAACAGAGATCACTTATACACTGGAAAACAGAAGTGAAGTTGTCTTTTGGTGACTAACTGAGAAAGACAAGTTGCAATAAGTAAATTCAATCTGACAGAAGGCATAGGAGCCCCAAAGGCAGGAAAACAAGTTCAAACCTTTTCATTAACACTCAGAGCAAAAAAATCTTACCACATGCTCCATATGCaagcaaaatgcaaagaaaacagaTAAAACTGCCAAAATCCACGCTAGCTGTCATGTTGTAGGttacacaagcaaaaaaaaatcaagaacttTGGTCTTTCTATAAAATGCTGGACCCACATCTTTTGCAGCTAAGCAATCGCAGAGCCTGCTTAACCTGAATCACTTCTCATTTATTCACCTTTTTATCAGAAATGAATTCACCAAGTTGGCGACTAAAGGAGAATGTTTAGTCGGCAAGGTGAAAGTTTTGGTTGCATTGGTGACCATATTGGTGGCAATTTAAAGCCCTGAATTATGAACCAGAGCAAGTGAGCATTTTGAGCTGTAACACTCAATGTTGTATTAGAATTTGTTTCATcatactttaaaaaaaaattaaattgcacACTTTTTCTTTAACCAAATATTTCCTTAAAATTCATACCTTTTTTGTCAGATTTCCACCACTGCTATTGACCTTAAATGTGATGTGAAATTCAGCAACAAACCGGGCAAGTATACAATAAGAGCCATTCTCCTTTAGACTGAACTCACCAGGAGAAGGAGGAGGAGTTGGTTTAATAGTAATGGGCTTTGGTGTTGTGCTACCATTGGTTGTGCTATTTCCAGAAGTGGGCATTGGTGTTGTGCTACCATAAGTTGTGCTATTTGCAGAAGTGGGCATTGGTGTTGTGCTACCATTAGTTGTGCTATTTGCAGAAGTGGGCATTGGTGTTGTGCTACCATTAGTTGTGCTATTTCCAGAAGTGGGCATTGGTGTTGTGCTACCATTAGTTGTGCTATTTGCAGAAGTGGGCATTGGTGTTGTGCTACCATTAGTTGTGCTATTTGCAGAAGTGGGCATTGGTGTTGTGCTACCATTAGTTGTGCTATTTCCAGAAGTGGGCATTGGTGTTGTGCTACCATTAGTTGTGCTATTTCCAGAAGTGGGCATTGGTGTTGTGCTACCATTAGTTGTGCTATTTGCAGAAGTGGGCATTGGTGTTGTGCTACCATTAGTTGTGCTATTTGTCGTAGTGGACGTTGGTGAGGAGGTAGCATTGGTTGGAGGATTGGCAGTAGTAGAGTTTGCATTTGGAATAGAAGTTATCTTTCCAGGATTTGTATTTTCAGATTCACCTGCTGGAGTTGTTGCCTTTGCCCTGTTCCCTGTAGAAATCATAGTGAAATAATGGACAAAAATGGGTTAAGTCATCATGGctaatgaaaaatttcaatttcaaagtcCCAAAGTAATACACTTGCCCTGTAAACAGGAAACACAAGCTTGCAGTTGGGAGGAAAAGGGACAACAATTAAATGGTTTCCTACACGACTACAGCTTTCACCAAAGCTTGGCAGAGATTGCTAAAAACGGAGGTACAAGCAATTTCTCTCTTCCCTGATGTCACCTCACATGTTCCACATCACATGAAATTCCCATGAACATCTTCATAGAGGGTAAACTATTACTCATATTAGGGCTGATCTGACTAAAAAAGAAACCAGTTTGATTTGATAGGGAAATAAACATTATTGTCTGAAAATTATAACCTAGGTTTTGTTAGTCTTGTAAAACTTGAACCCTTTCTATTTAGTGAATATACTGCTTGAAGggacatttaaaaattgctcTATCAGTTATCGTTTCAAATTAATAAGTGCAAGGAAAGTTTCTGGACGAACATGCTTTGGCAGATGATAACGCGAACTAGTTTTCGCTCGCATCATCGCGTAATTTTAGTTTAAGTCAATGTAAGCCAAAGACTTCAAGACAACTAAGAAGGAGCGACGATTTATGTAGGACGAACAAGATACCGTAAAATCGATCGAGGTAAACCATAGGTGAAATCATTCGAAAACCAAGACGCGCCATAAGTTACTGTCGTGTCGATTTCGAAAGCAAATAGATGCGACCAGTTTCCATGCGTATGGAATTTTCGCAGTTACGCTTCCATTCTCAGACCTAAGGGCCAAAACGAATAAGGAGAATATCTGCAAAGGCTTCACAATATTAACAACGAGAAACCACTCGCGACAGCAGCACACTGAAGCTACTGTTACTACAATAACGCTAAAAACTAAGGCTAGCTAAGACTAGAGAGGCGTTAGAGTGGAAATGTCCACAATGAGCttgaatatcaaaagaaaactGTACACAAATGGAGAATACAGGTACCAAAAATCACAGCGACGATAGCAAGGACTGCAATAAGCTTCATCTCGATGAtcctttttcactttttctcgATACACTTCACCTCCCACTGTATCCTGCGTTGAACACTAAGATGGAAAAGGAAACTCTGGGGCATATTGTAGTCACATGACAAACACGAGAAAGCACTCCTACCCAGCATACCGTTCGAGTTTAGCGGAAGCGGAAACACGTTGAGAACTCGTGAATTGAAGCGATTTCAAGTACAAAAGTTGCAATTAAATTCGAAATACATGTGGTTAAAGGGCGTCCGAATGTTACATTTCCTTTTACTGAATAAAAGCCCCCTTTTGGATGTTTGGTTACGTGCAAACTGCCCAACAACCTCTGATTCTTACGGTAAAACAGCATTCCTCTTTTCCAATAACACCCCTTTGAGCAAAAATATCAGCAGTAGTCGCCTGCCTTCTCCCTCTCTTTGACATATTTCTACTTCTATCCCCAGATAGAGGCGACAAACACCGCAAGAGTGTTCTTGCTACTATTTTCAGCATTAACAGTTAAAATCCAACC
This sequence is a window from Acropora palmata chromosome 9, jaAcrPala1.3, whole genome shotgun sequence. Protein-coding genes within it:
- the LOC141891794 gene encoding uncharacterized protein LOC141891794 isoform X1; this translates as MARLGFRMISPMVYLDRFYGNRAKATTPAGESENTNPGKITSIPNANSTTANPPTNATSSPTSTTTNSTTNGSTTPMPTSANSTTNGSTTPMPTSGNSTTNGSTTPMPTSGNSTTNGSTTPMPTSANSTTNGSTTPMPTSANSTTNGSTTPMPTSGNSTTNGSTTPMPTSANSTTNGSTTPMPTSANSTTYGSTTPMPTSGNSTTNGSTTPKPITIKPTPPPSPGEFSLKENGSYCILARFVAEFHITFKVNSSGGNLTKKTWNQNLARHSNVTISGNCGSKSESTLVISWPKNESLYSLALKFMNTSRNGWSLSLFTFSVSVDKIPEFANATVKGEVESIYKGSQESRPHGQVGGNYLCNDAVAFAFSNNETQFEVNATFTDFRVQPFANASTKVDFNKNVTLECKQDSPATSTAGTPTTPKPNDVIPIAVGCALAGLVLIVLIAYVIGRRKSHSGYEKV
- the LOC141891794 gene encoding uncharacterized protein LOC141891794 isoform X2, whose product is MKLIAVLAIVAVIFGNRAKATTPAGESENTNPGKITSIPNANSTTANPPTNATSSPTSTTTNSTTNGSTTPMPTSANSTTNGSTTPMPTSGNSTTNGSTTPMPTSGNSTTNGSTTPMPTSANSTTNGSTTPMPTSANSTTNGSTTPMPTSGNSTTNGSTTPMPTSANSTTNGSTTPMPTSANSTTYGSTTPMPTSGNSTTNGSTTPKPITIKPTPPPSPGEFSLKENGSYCILARFVAEFHITFKVNSSGGNLTKKTWNQNLARHSNVTISGNCGSKSESTLVISWPKNESLYSLALKFMNTSRNGWSLSLFTFSVSVDKIPEFANATVKGEVESIYKGSQESRPHGQVGGNYLCNDAVAFAFSNNETQFEVNATFTDFRVQPFANASTKVDFNKNVTLECKQDSPATSTAGTPTTPKPNDVIPIAVGCALAGLVLIVLIAYVIGRRKSHSGYEKV